The Deltaproteobacteria bacterium RBG_16_64_85 nucleotide sequence GGAGTGACGGCGAAAATCGCGTCGGGAGAGAAGCTGATGTTTTCCCTCGTGACCCTCGAACCGGGCGCGGTGGTGCCGGAGCACTCCCATCCGCACGAGCAGATGGGGATGATGGTGTCGGGGGAGATGGAGCTCATCGTCGCGGGGGAGTCCCTGAGGCTTGCGGGGAACGACATCTACCTCATCCCCGGGGGGGTGCCGCACAAGGTCATCACCGGGCCGGAGGGGGCGGTGGCGCTGGACGCCTTCTCGCCTCCCCGGGAAGAGTACCGATAGCGCCGGCCCGCCCCCCGATCCAGACCGGCCCGCGAGGCGCCGGCGTCAGACCGAAGCGGTCGGTGCCTTGCCCCTGGCCTTGCGACCCCCCTTGCGCGCGGCCTTCTCCCGCTCTTCGGCGGCCACCCACCGGTTGATGGCGGACAGGTACGCCTTGACCGCTGCCTCGATGATGTCCGTCGAACTGGCCCCTCCCGCGAAGATCGTCCCGTTGGTCCGGATGCGGACCGTCGCCTCCCCGATGGCGTCCTCGCCGGAAGTGATCGCATTCAGGCCGAAGTTGATCAGCGTGAACTTGTGACCGACGATCCGCTCGATGCACTTGTAGGCCGCGTCGATCGGGCCGTTCCC carries:
- a CDS encoding cupin → GVTAKIASGEKLMFSLVTLEPGAVVPEHSHPHEQMGMMVSGEMELIVAGESLRLAGNDIYLIPGGVPHKVITGPEGAVALDAFSPPREEYR